The Actinosynnema mirum DSM 43827 genomic interval GAGGTGCTGCCGTTCATGAGATGCGCTCTCCAGGCTCGATGCGGACGCCGCGCGCCCAGTCCGTTGCGGCCATCCGCTTCTTGCCCTGCGCCTGCACCTCGCCCAGCCGCACGGGGTGCGTGGCGGTGCCGACGAGGACGCGCTTGCGCTCGACCTTGATCTGTCCGGGGGCCAGCGGCTCCACGGGGTCCTCCACCGGGGCGACGGGCCCCAGCTTGAGCCGCTCACCCCGGAACTGCGCCCACGCGCCCGGCTCGGGGGTGACCGCGCGGGCCAGCCGGTCGAGCGCGGTGGCGGGGGTGGTGAAGTCCAGGCGGGCGTCCTCCACGCTGATCTTCGGCGCGTGGGAGACGCCCTCGGGGGACTGCTCGACGGCGCGCAGCGTGCCGTCCTCGATGCCGTCGACGGTGGACAGCAGCAGGCGCGCGCCGGACTCGGCGAGGCGGCCCAGCAGGTCGCCTGCGGTGTCGCGCTCGCCGACGCGCTCGGTGACGACGCCGAACACCGGGCCTGCGTCGAGCTCCTTCACGATGCGGAAGGTGGAGGCGCCGGTGATGTCGTCGCCGTGCCGCACCGAGGCCTGCACCGGGGCCGCGCCGCGCCAGGCGGGCAGCAGGGAGAAGTGCAGGTTCACCCAGCCGTGGGTCGGGATGGCGAGGGCCTTGGTGGGCAGCAGCGCGCCGTAGGCGACCACCGGGCACAGGTCGGGGGCCAGCTCGGCGAGCCGGGCGAGGAAGTCCGGGTCACCGGCCTTGGCGGGGGTGAGCACCTCGATGCCGCGCTCCTCGGCCAGCGCCGCGACGGGCGAGCGCTCGACCTTGCGGCCACGTCCCGTGGGGGCGTCCGGCCGGGTCACGACGGCGACGACCTCGTGCCGGTCGGACGCCAGGAGGGCGCGCAGCGAGGGCAGGGCTGGTTCCGGGGTGCCCGCGAACACCAGGCGCACGTCAGTTGCCTCCGAACAGGGGGTGCGGGCTCTGCTTGATGATCGGGACGTTGCCGCCGAACCAGGACTCCTGGCGGATCTCCCGCATGGCCCGCTTGCGGGTCTCCTCGTCCAGGCGGTCGACGAAGACGACGCCGTCGAGGTGGTCGGTCTCGTGCTGGATGCAGCGGGCGAGCAGGTCGGTGCCCTCGACCTCGACCGGCTCGCCGTGCATGTTCCAGCCGCGGGCGACGACCTGGCGGTGCCGCACGCAGTCCCAGGACATGCCGGGGATGGAGAGGCACCCCTCGGGCCCGTCCTGCGTCTCGTCGCCGACGACGTCGAAGGTCGGGTTGACCATGTGCCCGGCGAACCCGTCGCAGTGGTAGGTGAACACCCGGAGCCCAACGCCGAGCTGGGGAGCCGCCAGCCCGGCCCCACCCGCGTCGCTCATGGTGTCCCAGAGGTCTTTGACGAGCTTGCGCAACTCGACGTCGAACTCGGTCACCTCGACCGCGGGGGTCCGCAGGACAGGGTCGCCGAACAGGCGGATGGGTTGGACGGTCACGCACTACTCCTCGTGAAGGGGCGGGGGGTCAGTCTAGGAGCAGGGGGGCGGGGGCGGGGCATCGGCGGTTGGGGGCGGGTGGGGGTGGAGCGCTCGGACAGCGGGGGTGACCGTTTTTGGTAGCGCCGCCAGCACGAGTCGTCACGCCCGAAAGTGACCCTGGACTCACCCGATAGGGCTATCGATGATGACGTCGTCCGCACCTATTCCACTAGCTGCCATCCCGACCGCCGACGACGCCCCTGATCGCGCTGATCGTCGGAGCGCTCGCGCTCACCGCCTGCACGGTGAGCGGAACGCCGAGAGCGGCGACCAGTTCCGGCTCGACGAGTACGAGCGCGTCGGCGCACGACGTCCAACGACTTCGGCGTCGGCGGGCACACCGGGAACGGGCAGTCGTACGGCGGGCACTCGTCCAGCGGGGTGCCCGCGTCCGCCGGGCACGCACCCGGTGGCAGCGGGGGTGGCACCACGCGGGCTTCCTGGGCGGCTTCGCCTTCCGTGGGGGGCCGTTTCCCCCGTTCCGACCGTGCCGCAGGGGGCGGGTGGGGGGGCTCGGGGGCTGGGTGGTGCCGGTTCACCAAGCGGTGCGGGTGCACGTGGCGGGTCGTGCTCATGGGGTCGCCCGGCCTGTCGCGGGACGGGCTGCTGCGGGCCGCCGCGCCGGTCAACGGGGACTTCGCCGTGCTGCTGGCGCAGCGGCTCAGCGGGGGCGGGTGAGCGGGGGCGGCTAGTCGTCCCCCGCCTCGCCCAGCAGCACCACGCTCGCCAGCGCGGCCAGGAAGTGCGCCAGGAACCGCACCGGCGCGGGCAGGTCGGCGGCCCTGGGGACGCGGGTCGGTCGGTGGGTGGTCGCGGTGCTCATGGCGCCTCCTCCTGGAACGGGCCTTGCGGCTGACGACCACCACGCTCCCCCGCGCCGGGATCAGCGCGCGTCCCCTCCCGGTTGCGAACCGGGTGCTACCGCGGTCGCACCCCGCCCCCTAGGGGTGTGCGACCCACGCCACTGCAACGCCATGATCCCCTTCGGCTACCTGTTCCCATGATGGCTGCTGGAAGCAGACAGGGGGCGCCGCCGTTGGAATCGGACGCCGAGCTCTGGGAGCGGGGCGACCGGGCCGCGTTCTCCGCGCTGTTCGAGCGGCACGCCGAGGCCGTGTGGAACCACGCCTACCGGCTCACCGCGTCCTGGGCGCTCGCCGAGGACCTCACCTCCTCGGTCTTCCTCACCGCCTGGCGCAAGCGCGCCGAGGTGACGCTCGTGCGCGACAGCGCCCTGCCGTGGCTGTACAGCGTCGCGGGCAACCTGGCGCGCACCGAGTTCCGCCGCGTCGGCCGCTTCCGCCGCGCGCTGCTGCGCGTCCCCTCCCCCGGCGTCGTCCCGGACCACGCCGAGCACGTCGCGTCCGCCGTGGACGGCGAGCGCTCGCTCAAGCGGGTGCTCGCGCTGCTGGAGACCATGCCGAAGGCCGAGCGGGAGGCCGTCGAGCTGTGCCTGCTCGGCGAGCTGGGCACGACCGAGGCCGCCGAGCTGCTGGGGGTCGCCGAGGTGAGCGTGCGCTCCCGGATCAGCCGGGCCCGCGCCCGCCTGCGCGCCGGGGCGGAGGAGGCCCGATGACCGCCGAACTGCCCCCGCGCCGCCCGATGCCGCCCGAGGTGCGCGAGCGGTTGCGCCGCCGGGTGCTGGGCAGGAGCGCGCTGGGCCGGAACGCGCGCGTGGTCCCGCTGACCGCCGCGGCCACCGCCGCCGCGCTGGCCCTGGGCGGCGTCGTGCTCAGCGGGGTCGCGCGGGACGAGAGCCCGGCCGTGCGGCCGACCGTCAGCGACGCGCCCCCGACCACCACGACACCGTCCACCTCGGACGAACCGCACGCGTGGATCGAGTCCCCGACCTCCGAGGACCTGCTCCGTTGCGGACTCACCTCGGCGCGGCAGGTCGTGGTCCTGCCGCACTCCCGGCTGGTCGTGGGCGACGAGCCGTGCGAGCTGTCCGGGACCGGCGTCTACCGCACCGAGGACCGGCGGACCGGCGTGTTCACCAACGGCACCAGGGTGCTGCACTTCCGCGAGGGGCTGCTCGTGGGGCGTGGCGCCCGCCCCCGACGGCCTCCTGGTCTCGGCCGGCGGCGCGTCCTCGGAGCAGTCGGGCCCGTCGACCGCGCTGATGTCCACCAGCACCGGGGACGGGGTGTTCCTCGTCAGGACGAAGGACTGGCGCACCCTCTCGCTGACCTTCGGCGGCGACCGGACGATGACCACGACGCTGACCGACGACGAGATCGGCGGCCTGCGGCGCACCGAGCCGCTTCCCGAGGGCTCGGGGGTGGACGAGGCGGCAGGGCGCTGCGCCGACCAGGCCTGGCTGACCGGTCGGATCACCGACCCGGCGCGCTGGCGGCCGGTCGTGGCGACCAGGCCGGACGCCGGGGAGCAGGTGCTCGTGCTGGGCAACGGCTCGGGCTCGTTCCTGGCCTGCCCCACCTGGGACTGGCAGTCGCGGCCTCACACCGCCACGAAGCCCTTGAGCGGAAAGGACTTCGCGGTGCTCAGCTCCGACGCCAGGGCGGGCTCGTCGACCCGCTACCTGGCGGGCGTCGTGGGAGAGCGGGTGACCGCCGTGGAGCTGACCGACGCCCAGGGCCGTCCGGCGGCGGAGGTCGTGCTGGAGAACGGCTGGTTCGCCGCGAGGTTCACCGACCAGCCCGAGGGGGCGGCGCGGCCCGACTACCGGGTGCGCGTGCTCGCCGGGGAGGAGGTGCTGCGCGATGGGCTCGCGACGACGAACTGACCGGAACCGCGTGGCGGAGCTGTTCGACCGGCACGCCGAGGACGTCTGGAACCACGCCTACCGGCTCACGGGGTCGTGGGAGCTGGCCGAGGAGCTGACCGTGCAGGCGTTCCAGGCCGCGGGCCGCAGAACCGCCGAGGCCGCCCTGCTGGGTGACCACGCGCTCCCCTGGCTGCTGGCCCTCACCACCCGCCTCCCCCGCCCGACGGCGGAGGACGGCGCCCCGGCCGTGCCTGCCGCGCTCGCCGACCTGCCGCGGGCCGACCGCGAGGCCGCCGAGCTGTGCCTGCTCGGCGAACTGCCCCCGGCCCGAGCCGCCGAGGCCCTCGGCACGACCGAGAACGACGTCAGGTCCGCCGTGGACCGCGCCCGCGCGCGGCTGGGACGAGCGGAGGAGGAGCGATGACCGACCGACTGCCCGCGCGCAGGGCCATGCCGCCCGAGGTGCGCGATCGGCTCCGCCACCGGGTGCTGGACGGGGGCGGGGCGCGGGGCGGCGGGATGCGCCGCGCCGCCCCGCTGGTCGCCGCCGCCGTGGTCGCGCTGGTCGCGGGTGGGGTGGTGGTCGGCCGGTTCGCGCTGGACGACAGCCCGGCCACGCCGCAGCCGACCCCGAGCACGGTGCGCGACGACGTGCGCAGGACGCCCGCGAGGGTCGGGTTCGAGGAGCCGTCCGCCCGCGACCTGGCGGAGTGCGGGCTGACGGGCGCCGGGTTCACCGCGATCACCCCGGCGGCCAGGATCGTGGTGGGGGACGTCCTCTGCGAGATCACCCTCACCGCGGTCACCAGGACCGAGCGCGACGGGGGCGACCTGGAGTTCCAGCGGGGCCTGCGCGGGCTGCTGCGGGGCGAGCAGGTGTTCGTCGGCAGCCTCCCGGCGGGGCTGTCGGAGGTCACCTCGGCGCGCCTGGTGAGCCCGTGGCGGAAGGACCTGGGGATCACCGTGGAGCCGGTGACGCGCGACGGGCTGTTCTTCGTCCCGCTGCCCGGTCGCGCGAACGAGGTCGTCGGCGAGAGCGACGTCGGCTACCTGGACCTGGCGGTCGACGGCGGCGCGGTGCACCGCGAGGCGATCACCGGCCAGGGGCCCGGCTCGATCACGCGGGAGCTGCTGCCCGCGAGCTCGGCCGACCCGGAGGAGAGCGCCGTCGCCCGGTGCCTCCAGCGCGCGCTGGAGAAGGACCTGGCGGTCGTGCGGGACCCGGCGGACTGGCGGGTCGTCGCGCGGGTGGCGCACCAGCGGGACCAGTTCCAGGTGCTGCGCGACAGCTCGGGCGCGACCGTGCACTGCCCGGCCTGGGACGGCGATCCCGACCCGGCCGGGGCGGCGGGACTGGTCAGGCCCGAGCGCGGGGTCGCGGTGCTGGGCGTGGCCCGGTACGACGGCTCGCGCACGGCCTACCTGGCGGGCCGGGTCGGCGAGGGCGTGACCCTGCTGGAGCTGACCGAGTCCGCGAGCGGGGCGGTCGGCGAGGTGACCGTCCAGGACGGGGTGTTCATCGCCCGGTTCCCGGACCTGGAGGTGCGGCCCGACGGGCAGGTGTTCGAGGCCAGGGTGCTCGGCGCGGACGGCCGGGAGCTGTACCGCGGCCCGGTCGACCAGGAGCGGTGACGCCCGCGCGGTGACGCGGCGGGGGGCCGCCCGCACCTGGGGGTCGGGCGGCCCCGCCCGCCGTCCGCGCTCCGGGGGGGTGCGCGGACGGCGGTGGTCCTAGCGCGGGTGCACCACGCGGGCCGCGCCGCCGCCGCGCCGGTCGGTCTCGGCGGCGGCCCGCCAGCGGCCGTCGGGCAGCCGCTCGACGGCCGTCACCGCGCCGATCTCGGCGGTGGACGTGAACCGGTGGCCGAGCGCGGTCAGCGCCTGAGCCTCGGGCGTGGTCAGGAACGCCGCCTCGGCCTGGGTGGTCGCGGAGTTGCGCTGGGAGGCGCGCGGCGAGGCGATCGCCTCCACGAGCGGCACCCGGCGGTCCAGCCGCTGCACCAGCACGTGCAGCACGGTGGTGATGATCGACGCCCCGCCCGGCGAGCCCAGCGCCAGCACCGGCTTGCCGTGGTCGAGCACGATGGTCGGGCTCATCGAGGAGCGGGGCCGCTTGCCGGGGCCGGGCAGGTTCGGGTCGGGCACGCCGGGCACGGCGGGCGTGAAGGAGAAGTCGGTCAGCTCGTTGTTGAGCAGGAACCCGCGCCCCGGCACGACGATGCCGGACCCTCCTTCCTGCTCGATGGTCAGGGTGTAGGAGACGACGGTGCCCCACCGGTCGGCGGTGGTCAGGTGCGTGGTGTGCTCGCCCTCGTACGGCGTCGGCGCGGCGGTCCCACCCGAGGCGCACGCCACCGGGTTCCTCGGGTCGCCGGGCGCGACGGCCCCGGTCATCGCCTTCGCGTCGTCGACCAGGCAGGCCCGACCGGCCGCGAACCGCTTGGACAGCAGCCCGGACACCGGCACGTCCACGAACGCCGGGTCGCCGACCCACCGGTTCCGGTCGGCGAACGCCAGCCGGGACGCCTCCAGCACCCGGTGCCCCACCAGGGCCGGGCTCGCGCCGGAGAGCCTGCCGGTCTCCAGGATGTTCAGCGCCTCCCCCACGGTCGTGCCGCCGGACGACGGCGGGGCCATGCCGTGCACCTCGAGTCCCCGGTAGGTGCTGCTGACCGTGTCGCGGCGCGGCGCGTCGTAGGTCGCCAGGTCGCGCGCGGTCAGGTCGCCGGGCCGCACGTTCCTGGTCGAGCCGGGCGCCACCGGGGGCGTGCGCACCGCGCCCACCACGTCCCGGCCGATCGCGCCCCGGTAGAACACGTCCGTACCGCGCCTGCGCAGCTCCCGGTAGGTGTCGGCCAGCTGCGGGTTGCGGAACGTGCTGCCCACGGCGGGCGGCGCGCCTCCGGGCAGGAACAGCTCGCGGGTGGAGGTGAAGTCGGCGAACCTGGCCGCGTTGTTCGCCGCCTGCTGGTTGAAGGTGGCGTCCACGGTGAACCCGCGCCTGGCCAGCGACTCGGCCGGTTCGAGGACCTGGGACAGCGAGCGGCTGCCCCAGCGCTGCAGGGCCCGCTCCCAGGTGAGCGGCGTGCCGGGCGTGCCCACGGACCGGCCGCTGGTGACGGCCTCGGCGAACGGCACCGCCACCCCGTCCTCCACGAACAGGTCCGGCCCCGCCGAGGCGGGCGCGGTCTCCCGGCCGTCGATGCTCGACACCTTGCGGGTGCGGGCGTCGTAGACCACGAAGAACCCGCCGCCGCCGATGCCCGCCGAGAACGGGTCGGTGACGCCGAGCGCGGCGGCCGTGGCGACGGCGGCGTCCACCGCGTTGCCGCCCCTGGCGAGCACGTCGATCCCGATCTGGGAGGCGTCCGGGTCGACGCTGGACACCGCTCCCCCGTGGCCGACCGCCTCGGGTTGCCTCGGGGCGGGTC includes:
- the fmt gene encoding methionyl-tRNA formyltransferase, giving the protein MRLVFAGTPEPALPSLRALLASDRHEVVAVVTRPDAPTGRGRKVERSPVAALAEERGIEVLTPAKAGDPDFLARLAELAPDLCPVVAYGALLPTKALAIPTHGWVNLHFSLLPAWRGAAPVQASVRHGDDITGASTFRIVKELDAGPVFGVVTERVGERDTAGDLLGRLAESGARLLLSTVDGIEDGTLRAVEQSPEGVSHAPKISVEDARLDFTTPATALDRLARAVTPEPGAWAQFRGERLKLGPVAPVEDPVEPLAPGQIKVERKRVLVGTATHPVRLGEVQAQGKKRMAATDWARGVRIEPGERIS
- the def gene encoding peptide deformylase, with translation MTVQPIRLFGDPVLRTPAVEVTEFDVELRKLVKDLWDTMSDAGGAGLAAPQLGVGLRVFTYHCDGFAGHMVNPTFDVVGDETQDGPEGCLSIPGMSWDCVRHRQVVARGWNMHGEPVEVEGTDLLARCIQHETDHLDGVVFVDRLDEETRKRAMREIRQESWFGGNVPIIKQSPHPLFGGN
- a CDS encoding RNA polymerase sigma factor; this translates as MMAAGSRQGAPPLESDAELWERGDRAAFSALFERHAEAVWNHAYRLTASWALAEDLTSSVFLTAWRKRAEVTLVRDSALPWLYSVAGNLARTEFRRVGRFRRALLRVPSPGVVPDHAEHVASAVDGERSLKRVLALLETMPKAEREAVELCLLGELGTTEAAELLGVAEVSVRSRISRARARLRAGAEEAR
- a CDS encoding RNA polymerase sigma factor, yielding MAELFDRHAEDVWNHAYRLTGSWELAEELTVQAFQAAGRRTAEAALLGDHALPWLLALTTRLPRPTAEDGAPAVPAALADLPRADREAAELCLLGELPPARAAEALGTTENDVRSAVDRARARLGRAEEER
- the ggt gene encoding gamma-glutamyltransferase, coding for MIRSAVVLLTAAALVAPVAPAHADPLQAEGSRPRPAPRQPEAVGHGGAVSSVDPDASQIGIDVLARGGNAVDAAVATAAALGVTDPFSAGIGGGGFFVVYDARTRKVSSIDGRETAPASAGPDLFVEDGVAVPFAEAVTSGRSVGTPGTPLTWERALQRWGSRSLSQVLEPAESLARRGFTVDATFNQQAANNAARFADFTSTRELFLPGGAPPAVGSTFRNPQLADTYRELRRRGTDVFYRGAIGRDVVGAVRTPPVAPGSTRNVRPGDLTARDLATYDAPRRDTVSSTYRGLEVHGMAPPSSGGTTVGEALNILETGRLSGASPALVGHRVLEASRLAFADRNRWVGDPAFVDVPVSGLLSKRFAAGRACLVDDAKAMTGAVAPGDPRNPVACASGGTAAPTPYEGEHTTHLTTADRWGTVVSYTLTIEQEGGSGIVVPGRGFLLNNELTDFSFTPAVPGVPDPNLPGPGKRPRSSMSPTIVLDHGKPVLALGSPGGASIITTVLHVLVQRLDRRVPLVEAIASPRASQRNSATTQAEAAFLTTPEAQALTALGHRFTSTAEIGAVTAVERLPDGRWRAAAETDRRGGGAARVVHPR